TGGCGTTGTtcaatttatgaaaaaaaaaccaccgcaTATCGCATTAGATTTCAAACTCCTatgggacatgagacaaaactattattttgtttGGCTTTACATTGCATGAGCATGCCAACTTGAGAACAATAGAGGCTAACACACAGATTCAGCATGTTCAAGGAATATTATTATACCATTGGCACATACACTGCTCGTGCACCGTGCTGAGACTACGAACAGGAAGTTTACAGGCAAAAATTATATAGAAAAGGTTGGCTGATAgcaatacatgtataaatattctgGAGAAGGACTTTCCAATAGTTCCTAATTTTAAGGAGCTTTAAGGACAATTCACAGGATAAACCTATGATTTCGTGACGatacattattatacatgtaacTCAAAATGGCAACAGCTTATTTGGAGAATGCTGAAGCAGATCTATCATGTCCACTGTGTTTGGAATTGTTTGTGGACCCAAATACACCCAAACAGTTGGACTGTCCACATGTGTATTGTCAAAAATGTCTCACAGAAATGGTGAAAGGAGATGTATGTGTAATTACATGTCCAGAATGTCGCATGGAAACTAGAGTTCCAGTAAGCGAAGGTGGTGTGTCAGCTTTGAGAACTAGTCTTCGATTGCGCAACTTGGCAGAAAATCATCGTAAACAAACTGAAAAACCATCTACAACAGAAACTGGACATACAAAAAGCAAAGTACCAACATGTCCAGCTCATGATGATGAAAAACTGCACTTCTACTGTGTTACATGCAAAGTGTTGGTGTGTCAGGCATGTGTGCTCTTAGAGCATGACAAATCTACTCATGAAATAAAAGGAGTGAAAGCTATCTATACAGAAAAACTACAACAAATGAAGGACAGAATTCAAAATGCAAACGATGAAGCAAAGAAAAACGAACATTCAGTTCAACAAGTTCTTCAACTTACGAAACAAGGTGAAGAATCCACTGCTGTAACTGAAAAAGAAATTGATCGTGCCATGGAAGTTGCTCATGCCAAAGTGAATGAGAGTGGGAAGGCCCTTAAAATTCAGTTAACAGAACTTAATCAAAAGCATCTACTCGGATACCAAAAGCAGAAGGAGGACCTGGAGAGAGCGAATCAAGCATTGGGGGATATGGTAGCTGAAGCAGGTAGCGTAATGGAAGCAACACCATATGAGTATGTTGCTAAGCATGATCAACTTGAAGAAAAGTTTGAAGCGACAGAACTGGTTGAAGAGAGAAAAAAGGAGGGCCAAGCTACAACTTTTTACAAGTTGGTTTCAGAGCAAGTTAGCAGTTTGGGAAA
Above is a window of Amphiura filiformis chromosome 7, Afil_fr2py, whole genome shotgun sequence DNA encoding:
- the LOC140157017 gene encoding uncharacterized protein, with the protein product MATAYLENAEADLSCPLCLELFVDPNTPKQLDCPHVYCQKCLTEMVKGDVCVITCPECRMETRVPVSEGGVSALRTSLRLRNLAENHRKQTEKPSTTETGHTKSKVPTCPAHDDEKLHFYCVTCKVLVCQACVLLEHDKSTHEIKGVKAIYTEKLQQMKDRIQNANDEAKKNEHSVQQVLQLTKQGEESTAVTEKEIDRAMEVAHAKVNESGKALKIQLTELNQKHLLGYQKQKEDLERANQALGDMVAEAGSVMEATPYEYVAKHDQLEEKFEATELVEERKKEGQATTFYKLVSEQVSSLGKLVPVRKMNRTQAIVHDTQHIGGGNGVLAVRQLNTLFTYNKQATDKYKHKLEINVEDACDVAVTPTGKYMVATPTSVEVFDPRGQHEGTFSETKGKDNVKNKKSAKKSVGNVVYQSISDTVKDRRSSIAVLSDGRVIVGNTEVIEGNAGTINNLAVFRHDGTKVKNINLCCIPRSLAAMKGSQVALCDLVNRKVYVWDLDTEKEVLSVSDIPDVRCVCYDVVSDCLMIGSGMQRGRKGKIEQYSISPWKLITTMDTEDVPIAMNFADTNELAVVFEKNGYMHDAYEINVYKCID